CTTCAGCAATTACAAACCACATTTTAAGAAATGGAGGCCTGGACTTGCTGCCAAGATGTGTGTTAAAAATGACCTTGAAGAATGCCTGGAATGAGGGTGGTGTGTAGCTGGCTTTTATTCTGCTGTCAAGAGGGAATGTGTGTGGAATAGCTACTTAGGAAAGTCCGCGAAATAAAATCACGGATCCTAATCCTATTGAGATGATTGTCAGTGATGCTACTGTTTTATATTATCATTCACAGCCCATAAATGAGAAGAAATCAAATCCCCTGAGAACTTAAACGCTGTCTATTTTGAAAGTCAGCACTTGTCACCAATTGTCATATGGTGTTATCTTAGAAGCAGTGTCACCCATATATTTAGAAACTGTTGCAGCTGTTTGCAAATCTGGTAGTCATGTTTAATCACCAGTGGTTTACAGATTAGAGTTTTGTTGCACCTAATAGAAAAGCataactttctcttttctcctacCATCATTTGAGACTTGAGTCTCTCCTTAATCTTTCTTGTTGCCAAACCTTGCTAGAAGGGATTAAGAACTATACAATAGCAATAAatgtatttctttctctcctacaccatttgaaaaaataagtaaattttGAAGTCTCAGAAATATAAATGTTATCATCTTATAGTTTCTTTGCATTATGGTTTGTACACAAAGATACTAGGGTCTCagttaataaaaaatattatgtcCAGCCCCTGTTCTCAGGGCAGGGCTTTGCTGTCCAAGAAATCAAGTCTGTTGCAGGTCAGGATCCAGGAGCTAGAGCTACTTCAGCAATAAGGAAAAGAACTCCAAGGGCGTTTCCTGAAGACAGCAAACCAGCCGATTGATGAACACCGCTGGAAAAATAATCTTCCTTTTGTCTTCCTCAGATAAAAATTGTGCTAATCACTACCACAGGCTGGACTGTGCAGACAGAGCTGAAAATCTAAGGCAGTTAATGCCCTGTCAGGTAAGAAAATGTCACATCTGAGCTACTCTTAGAAAAGGCAACCTTTATCATAACTGTAACTTTTATGATGATATTTTAAAGTATTACAATACTGTGATTGTATAATGAAGTTGTACCTAAGACCCCCTCCTGAACAAAGTATAGTGTAAGACTACAGTCTTGATTAAGATTGCTTTTGCTCTATCTCTTCTCAAATAATCAACTTGccttttaatttgcttttgcaTAACTTGAAGTACAGCATTCACATTAATCTTCAACGTGTAGAGGAGCAACAGGATTAAAAATTGGTCTCTCCTTCTTTGATTGTATCTTACCATAAGTGACTTCAAAATCTTTTTTAGTACCATTCAAGCTTTCTAGATTTCCACTCTTTATATCATATCCTAATGCAGAGAGCTTTTTAATTCGATACTGAACAATTTGTGTTGTCAATTCCAGCACCATTGGTGTCTCTCTTATCTGTGCTATAGAAATTCCTTCCTTCAGTAGTCCTTCAAGTCTTTCTTCCAAAACTGTGACAGAATAGTAGAGAAGGGCTGGGCATTTCAGCACTAGTTGTTTTAGTTCTTGATCACTGCACTTGAAGATGTTTTTGGAGAAAAGCATACTCTTCTGCATAGTGGTAGAATTAAGTTGAAAAATGAAGCCTTTAAGTTTGGACAGCAGCTGTAGAACTTCCTGGTCAGTGAAATAATTCTTTTGGAGAAATTCCAAGTTCTCCTGGATTGCAGTGGaagtatttaataaaataaatggattttGGCTCAATAGCTTTAGTATCCAGATCTTCATATTTGCTTCAGAGCCCcctaaatttaaataatttctttgtaaTGTCTCTATCAcgtttttgtttttctcaacGGGGTTGTAGAAAATATTGGGTGCACTTGTCAAGAACCTGGTGATTATATTATTCTTAAGTCCCAGCTCTTGAAAAAACAGTATGTTTGCCTTCTGGTTCTGCTGATACTCGGTAGTAAAAAAAGACTCTGGAAATTGCTCTATTAATTTAATCATCTGTTTTTCATTCTGGCATACTAATTGCCATAAAGCTCTTTGAGAGTTTATCTCTGCTGGGGTGTGGAGAATTGCCTCGGGGCAGCGTTCTATAATGCTGGCTACAGTGGTCTCATCTGCTCCCATTTCCTGTAAGATGCCAGCAATTTCTTTAACATAGGCCACGTCCTGGAGAAGGACCCATTCCTTCAGTCTGCGTATCTTCG
This Agelaius phoeniceus isolate bAgePho1 chromosome 5, bAgePho1.hap1, whole genome shotgun sequence DNA region includes the following protein-coding sequences:
- the MTERF2 gene encoding transcription termination factor 2, mitochondrial isoform X2; the encoded protein is MMLRGVAHGAKETFTLLLTRSPSSNTGLKFSSAWPDVANRSFLIHSNYTTDTKSREENKKTLENLYSLSVDITKIRRLKEWVLLQDVAYVKEIAGILQEMGADETTVASIIERCPEAILHTPAEINSQRALWQLVCQNEKQMIKLIEQFPESFFTTEYQQNQKANILFFQELGLKNNIITRFLTSAPNIFYNPVEKNKNVIETLQRNYLNLGGSEANMKIWILKLLSQNPFILLNTSTAIQENLEFLQKNYFTDQEVLQLLSKLKGFIFQLNSTTMQKSMLFSKNIFKCSDQELKQLVLKCPALLYYSVTVLEERLEGLLKEGISIAQIRETPMVLELTTQIVQYRIKKLSALGYDIKSGNLESLNGTKKDFEVTYGKIQSKKERPIFNPVAPLHVED
- the MTERF2 gene encoding transcription termination factor 2, mitochondrial isoform X1 encodes the protein MMSVLPNQKDHLLPVRAKALNCCVSTGLTSMMLRGVAHGAKETFTLLLTRSPSSNTGLKFSSAWPDVANRSFLIHSNYTTDTKSREENKKTLENLYSLSVDITKIRRLKEWVLLQDVAYVKEIAGILQEMGADETTVASIIERCPEAILHTPAEINSQRALWQLVCQNEKQMIKLIEQFPESFFTTEYQQNQKANILFFQELGLKNNIITRFLTSAPNIFYNPVEKNKNVIETLQRNYLNLGGSEANMKIWILKLLSQNPFILLNTSTAIQENLEFLQKNYFTDQEVLQLLSKLKGFIFQLNSTTMQKSMLFSKNIFKCSDQELKQLVLKCPALLYYSVTVLEERLEGLLKEGISIAQIRETPMVLELTTQIVQYRIKKLSALGYDIKSGNLESLNGTKKDFEVTYGKIQSKKERPIFNPVAPLHVED